From a single Fulvivirga ulvae genomic region:
- a CDS encoding DnaJ domain-containing protein: MAKDYYFILGINRNASQSEIKVAYRKLALKFHPDKNPGDPFSEQMFRDIKDAYETLSDLTKRAQYDRLNQSQETVSEPRNAKTEPNEPSPSELVNNIISNLKQMINQSKGASTQEIKTGVISDYLDIILVGDIINLYQFISIEQKRTLIFSVIPLLRFFEQYQRNKYAYQLVVIAGSDNQLIEEIDKKIKSESSKQKVKNTTSFLAGNWRLVGVVVFIAILYFANTRDNNSGSSRPARKVVIDDESDTKSLFDYNELGRKKKPSKWIDNHLKTGDSPYNHYFGKGVYNKNYENRVKIHNGQATDVVVCLAQYYSPYRTIRNEYIRAGESFEMTSIPNGTYYLKSFFGNDWNPDTLFMGKVRGFFETRAGFSKSDNYSDLLKIEQNNYQYSIYEITLYPVAGGNMESETINANEFFK, translated from the coding sequence ATGGCAAAAGATTACTATTTTATTCTTGGGATTAACAGAAATGCATCTCAATCCGAAATAAAGGTAGCCTATAGAAAACTTGCTCTCAAATTTCATCCGGACAAGAATCCAGGAGACCCTTTTTCCGAACAAATGTTTAGGGATATAAAAGATGCTTATGAGACTCTGTCTGATTTAACTAAAAGGGCACAATATGACAGGCTAAACCAGAGTCAAGAAACAGTAAGTGAACCAAGAAATGCCAAAACAGAACCCAATGAGCCAAGTCCTTCTGAATTGGTGAATAATATTATTTCCAATCTCAAGCAGATGATTAATCAGTCTAAGGGGGCATCAACTCAAGAAATAAAAACAGGAGTTATATCTGATTATTTAGATATAATCTTAGTTGGGGATATTATTAACTTGTATCAGTTCATATCAATTGAACAGAAGAGAACTCTAATTTTCTCTGTTATTCCGTTGCTAAGGTTCTTTGAGCAATACCAGAGAAATAAATATGCCTATCAGCTAGTTGTGATAGCGGGATCTGACAATCAGTTAATTGAAGAAATTGATAAGAAAATTAAGTCTGAATCTTCAAAGCAAAAAGTTAAAAATACGACAAGCTTCTTAGCTGGAAATTGGAGGTTGGTTGGTGTAGTAGTTTTTATTGCCATTCTGTATTTTGCCAATACACGGGACAACAACTCTGGAAGTTCACGACCCGCAAGAAAGGTTGTTATTGATGATGAATCGGATACAAAATCACTTTTCGACTACAATGAATTAGGAAGAAAGAAGAAACCTAGTAAGTGGATAGATAATCATCTAAAAACAGGAGATAGTCCATACAATCATTATTTTGGTAAAGGAGTTTATAACAAAAATTATGAGAATAGAGTAAAAATTCATAATGGACAAGCAACTGATGTTGTGGTCTGTTTAGCTCAATATTACAGCCCATACAGGACAATCAGGAACGAATATATTCGTGCTGGAGAATCCTTTGAAATGACCAGTATTCCGAACGGAACATATTACTTGAAATCATTTTTTGGTAACGATTGGAATCCTGATACCCTTTTTATGGGTAAAGTGCGAGGGTTTTTCGAGACAAGAGCCGGGTTCAGTAAATCTGACAATTATAGTGACTTGCTTAAAATTGAACAAAATAACTATCAATATTCGATATATGAGATAACACTTTATCCTGTTGCCGGAGGTAACATGGAATCCGAAACAATCAATGCAAATGAATTTTTTAAATAA
- a CDS encoding DUF3892 domain-containing protein: MEFSGVWKNGDNVITHYAFHTVYEEGIGRAYKTLKSDAIKLLEINGNSAVTWIWNYSSSKWKIGENVEVVNGRTEKYLRSDPDNTKTDNLAHLLDFDWVAPL, encoded by the coding sequence ATAGAATTTTCAGGAGTATGGAAAAATGGTGATAATGTGATAACTCATTATGCTTTTCATACCGTCTATGAGGAAGGTATAGGCAGAGCATATAAAACATTAAAATCTGATGCCATAAAACTATTAGAGATTAATGGTAACTCAGCAGTAACGTGGATATGGAACTACTCTTCTTCAAAATGGAAAATTGGAGAAAATGTAGAAGTTGTAAATGGAAGGACTGAAAAGTATTTGAGATCGGATCCTGATAATACAAAAACGGATAATTTAGCTCATTTGCTAGATTTTGATTGGGTCGCTCCTTTATAA
- a CDS encoding 3TM-type holin, with product MSFLSKIFSGGAKEILAESGKLIDTIDSSDEEKSRAKNELSSIVFGALNGIQDAQQKIIVSETTGTWLQRSWRPLVMLCFTFIVVYAYFIQPAFLPGSVDVEAVIPEKFWNLLELGLGGYVIGRSVEKVAGTVTKNVDLPYLRKKDRKDVYG from the coding sequence ATGAGCTTTTTATCAAAAATCTTTAGTGGAGGGGCCAAAGAGATCTTAGCAGAGAGTGGTAAGTTAATAGATACTATTGACAGCTCCGATGAAGAGAAGTCTCGCGCTAAGAACGAGCTTTCTTCCATAGTGTTTGGTGCGCTCAACGGCATTCAGGATGCGCAACAGAAAATCATCGTCTCTGAGACGACCGGTACCTGGCTTCAGCGTTCGTGGAGGCCCTTGGTCATGCTTTGCTTTACCTTTATCGTGGTTTATGCCTACTTCATACAGCCTGCTTTCCTGCCAGGTTCGGTAGATGTGGAGGCGGTTATTCCCGAGAAATTCTGGAACCTTTTGGAACTGGGGCTGGGAGGGTACGTCATTGGCCGGTCAGTTGAAAAAGTAGCGGGAACCGTGACCAAAAATGTAGACCTGCCATACCTCAGAAAAAAAGACAGAAAGGACGTGTATGGATAA
- a CDS encoding DUF7255 family protein, whose amino-acid sequence MGTRENQLGEYLKQEFGMNSYSKPSHQEFTNSQFHSTIFNIYKQLGGLQPEYPTNFRGFDIQLSKLIVELDEERHFNRFRQCTLNSPVYSNYDNFKLRHYRTWCSSKEDICLQAASWGKNWENKNSKFHFGESDMLGVLGVKGSTRWKQRAFFDFLRDISSKLMKVRILRISIYHELDGISVNECIKNRNFQPIAEYVEKYV is encoded by the coding sequence ATGGGAACACGTGAGAATCAACTTGGAGAATACCTAAAGCAAGAATTTGGGATGAATTCATATTCAAAACCCAGTCATCAGGAGTTTACGAATTCACAATTTCATTCGACCATCTTTAACATTTATAAACAACTTGGGGGCCTTCAACCAGAGTACCCTACCAACTTCAGAGGCTTCGATATTCAATTGAGTAAACTAATTGTAGAGTTAGATGAGGAGCGACACTTTAACAGATTTAGACAATGTACGCTGAACTCTCCAGTCTATTCGAACTATGATAATTTCAAACTAAGGCATTACCGAACTTGGTGTTCAAGCAAAGAGGATATTTGCTTACAAGCTGCTTCTTGGGGGAAGAACTGGGAAAACAAAAATTCCAAATTTCATTTTGGTGAAAGTGATATGTTAGGTGTTCTTGGTGTAAAGGGATCAACTCGGTGGAAACAACGTGCCTTCTTCGATTTCTTACGAGACATTTCAAGCAAACTAATGAAAGTCCGGATCCTAAGAATTTCTATTTATCATGAATTGGATGGGATATCAGTTAATGAGTGCATCAAGAACAGGAACTTTCAACCAATTGCTGAATATGTAGAAAAGTACGTCTGA
- a CDS encoding dihydrofolate reductase family protein → MRKISLFIATSLDGYIAKPNDDLSFLKLVEKEGEDYGYAQFTDTIDTLIVGRKTYDYVLKEIGSSHYDNGQRDVYVITRTQRPTIGRTTFYTGSLTDLIKQLKSENGKNIYCDGGAEVINQLLKNDLIDEFVISVVPVLLGNGTRLFMDGRPEQLLEFVSVKSFDTGLTQLHYKRKK, encoded by the coding sequence ATGCGAAAAATATCACTTTTCATTGCCACAAGTTTAGATGGTTACATTGCAAAGCCTAATGACGACCTCAGTTTCCTAAAACTAGTTGAAAAAGAAGGCGAAGACTATGGATATGCACAATTTACAGACACAATTGACACTTTAATTGTTGGCAGAAAAACTTATGATTATGTACTTAAAGAAATTGGCTCATCTCATTACGACAATGGGCAAAGGGATGTTTATGTCATCACAAGAACCCAAAGGCCAACTATTGGCAGGACAACTTTTTACACAGGAAGCCTGACTGATTTAATTAAACAACTAAAATCTGAAAACGGGAAAAATATTTATTGTGACGGTGGTGCAGAAGTAATCAATCAACTATTAAAAAATGATTTGATTGATGAATTTGTTATTTCAGTCGTTCCCGTGTTGCTAGGTAATGGAACAAGATTATTTATGGACGGACGACCTGAACAATTACTTGAATTTGTGAGTGTAAAGTCATTTGATACAGGATTAACACAATTACATTACAAACGAAAAAAATAA
- a CDS encoding helix-turn-helix transcriptional regulator — MNYKEIKPHKELEPFIHSYWELKGDKLDRQWERNFPDGCAGLVMNLGETCLTDNGSVAMEFGKTYVVGAMTSFKDSFIENNTHLVGVCLRPATFANFYNYAPQNELTDATVEFEKTNSFNIDQIRVDLSNYLNLYFTDRIKNKKNQLLSVIDDIHSSNGQLSIYELSKRNHTTVRQLERSFKTQIGISPKEYSNIIRFQNALSIIKTSGENRSLLDIAFECGYYDHSHLANEIKRKTGLSPSQL, encoded by the coding sequence ATGAATTACAAAGAAATTAAGCCCCACAAAGAACTAGAACCCTTTATTCATTCCTATTGGGAGCTGAAAGGAGATAAACTCGACAGACAATGGGAGCGGAATTTTCCAGATGGGTGTGCAGGCTTAGTAATGAATTTGGGAGAAACCTGTCTTACAGACAATGGCTCGGTGGCGATGGAGTTTGGGAAGACTTATGTAGTTGGGGCGATGACTTCATTCAAAGACAGTTTTATCGAAAACAATACTCATTTAGTAGGTGTTTGTCTCAGACCTGCAACTTTTGCAAATTTCTATAATTATGCCCCTCAAAATGAACTTACAGATGCCACCGTGGAATTTGAGAAAACCAATTCGTTTAATATCGACCAAATTCGTGTAGACCTTTCCAATTATCTAAATCTATATTTTACAGATAGAATTAAAAATAAAAAGAACCAACTACTATCAGTAATCGACGATATACATTCTTCAAACGGACAGTTAAGTATTTATGAACTTTCAAAACGTAACCACACCACGGTGAGACAATTAGAACGAAGTTTTAAAACACAAATAGGAATTTCACCAAAAGAATATTCAAATATTATTCGTTTTCAAAATGCTTTGAGCATAATTAAAACCTCAGGCGAAAATCGAAGTTTGTTAGACATTGCTTTTGAATGTGGTTATTATGATCATTCACATCTAGCCAATGAAATTAAGAGAAAGACGGGACTTTCCCCTTCGCAGCTATAA
- a CDS encoding N-acetylmuramoyl-L-alanine amidase yields MDNQGLKIIDHWISGEEKEVSRMACDKNTKPFGNGMPDSIIIHYTAGKSGKSSAEYLCRKNVQASAHIVLDRSGHIYQLVPFDTIAWHAGKSSYKGRSGFNNFSIGIEIDNAGVLEKVGDKYKAWFGSLYSESEVVQATHRNEASPRYWHTYTEEQISKIFELCEALMDRYPTITSILGHEEISKGRKQDPGPAFPLDRLRQRFFDSREDTSANNDKSEGYVEVSSLNIREMPSIHAGLAASPLPEGTKVRILQEHSGWYKVEAVTEGWVSAQYVALKS; encoded by the coding sequence ATGGATAACCAGGGATTGAAAATTATCGACCATTGGATCAGTGGAGAGGAGAAGGAAGTAAGCCGCATGGCCTGCGATAAGAATACCAAGCCTTTTGGCAACGGCATGCCCGATAGCATTATCATTCACTATACCGCAGGCAAAAGCGGAAAGTCATCCGCCGAATACCTGTGCAGGAAGAATGTTCAGGCCTCGGCACATATTGTGTTAGATCGCTCAGGCCATATCTATCAGCTCGTGCCATTTGATACCATAGCCTGGCATGCAGGCAAAAGCTCTTATAAAGGGCGGTCGGGGTTCAATAACTTCTCCATCGGGATAGAGATAGACAATGCCGGGGTTTTGGAGAAAGTAGGGGATAAGTACAAAGCCTGGTTTGGCAGTCTGTATTCCGAATCTGAGGTGGTGCAGGCTACGCATAGAAACGAAGCTTCACCAAGGTACTGGCACACCTACACCGAAGAGCAGATCAGCAAAATCTTTGAGCTTTGCGAGGCACTGATGGACAGGTACCCCACGATCACGAGCATTTTGGGGCACGAAGAGATCTCAAAAGGAAGAAAGCAGGATCCCGGACCGGCCTTTCCGCTGGATCGCCTGAGGCAGCGCTTTTTTGACAGCCGGGAAGACACCTCCGCTAATAATGACAAATCAGAAGGATATGTGGAAGTGAGCAGCCTGAATATCCGGGAGATGCCCTCCATACATGCCGGGTTGGCAGCCTCTCCCTTGCCTGAAGGTACCAAAGTGAGAATACTGCAAGAGCATAGCGGCTGGTACAAAGTAGAAGCCGTTACCGAAGGCTGGGTGTCGGCGCAGTATGTTGCCCTGAAAAGCTAG